A single genomic interval of Equus quagga isolate Etosha38 chromosome 19, UCLA_HA_Equagga_1.0, whole genome shotgun sequence harbors:
- the TAB1 gene encoding TGF-beta-activated kinase 1 and MAP3K7-binding protein 1, with translation MAAQRRSLLQSEQQPSWTDDLPLCHLSGVGSASNRTYSADGKGTESHPPEDSWLKFRSENNCFLYGVFNGYDGTRVTNFVAQRLSAELLLGQLNAEHTEADVRRVLVQAFDVVERSFLESIDDALAEKASLQSQLPEGVPQHQLPPQYQKILERLKTLEREISGGAMAVVAVLLNNKLYVANVGTNRALLCKSTVDGLQVTQLNVDHTTENEDELFRLSQLGLDAGKIKQVGIICGQESTRRIGDYKVKYGYTDIDLLSAAKSKPIIAEPEIHGAQPLDGVTGFLVLMSEGLYKALEAAHGPGQANQEIAAMIDTEFAKQTSLDSVAQAVVDRVKRIHGDTFASGGERAKFCPRHEDMTLLVRNFGYPLGELSQPTPTPAPAAGGRVYPVSVPYSSAQSTSKTSVTLSLVMPSQGQLVNGAHSASTLDEATPTLTNQSPTLTLQSTSTHTQSSSSSSDGGLFRSRPAHSLPPGEDGRVEPYVDFAEFYRLWSVDHGEQSVMTAP, from the exons GAGCAGCAGCCGAGCTGGACAGATGACCTGCCCCTCTGCCACCTCTCTGGGGTTGGCTCAGCCTCCAACCGCACCTACTCTGCTGACGGCAAGGGCACCGAGAGCCACCCCCCGGAGGACAGCTGGCTCAAGTTCAG GAGTGAGAACAACTGCTTCCTGTACGGGGTCTTCAATGGCTACGACGGCACCCGGGTGACCAACTTCGTGGCCCAGCGGCTGTCCGCGGAGCTTCTGCTGGGCCAGCTCAACGCCGAGCACACCGAGGCCGACGTGCGACGTGTTCTGGTGCAG GCCTTCGATGTGGTGGAGAGGAGCTTCCTGGAGTCCATCGATGATGCGTTGGCTGAGAAGGCGAGCCTCCAGTCCCAGCTGCCGGAG GGTGTCCCCCAGCACCAGCTGCCTCCTCAGTATCAGAAGATCCTCGAAAGACTCAAGACGCTGGAGAGGGAGATTTCAGGAGGGGCCATGGCCGTCGTGGCGGTCCTTCTCAACAACAAGCTCTACGTCGCCAATGTCG GTACGAACCGCGCCCTTTTATGCAAATCCACGGTGGACGGGCTGCAGGTGACACAGCTGAACGTGGATCACACCACGGAGAACGAGGATGAGCTCTTCCGCCTCTCGCAGCTGG GTCTGGACGCAGGAAAGATCAAGCAAGTAGGGATCATCTGCGGGCAGGAGAGCACCAGGCGCATCGGGGATTACAAGGTCAAGTACGGCTACACCGACATCGACCTGCTCAG CGCTGCCAAGTCCAAGCCGATCATCGCGGAACCTGAAATCCACGGTGCGCAGCCCCTGGACGGGGTGACTGGCTTCCTGGTGCTGATGTCCGAGGGGCTGTACAAGGCCCTGGAGGCAGCCCACGGGCCTGGACAGGCCAACCAG GAGATCGCTGCCATGATTGACACTGAGTTCGCCAAGCAGACTTCCCTGGACTCGGTGGCCCAGGCCGTGGTGGACCGGGTGAAGCGTATCCACGGTGACACCTTTGCCAGCGGCGGGGAGCGGGCCAAGTTCTGCCCAAGGCATGAGGACATGACCCTGCTGGTGAGGAACTTTGGCTACCCACTGGGCGAGCTGAGCCAGCCCACGCCGACCCCAGCCCCAG CCGCAGGAGGACGTGTGTACCCTGTGTCCGTGCCTTACTCCAGCGCCCAGAGCACCAGCAAGACCAGCGTGACCCTGTCCCTCGTCATGCCCTCCCAGGGCCAGCTGGTCAACGGGGCCCACAGCGCTTCCACCCTGGACGAAGCCACTCCCACCCTCACCAA CCAGAGCCCGACCCTGACCCTGCAGTCCACCAGCACGCACACCCAGAGCAGCAGCTCCAGCTCGGATGGGGGCCTCTTCCGCTCGCGGCCTGCCCACTCGCTCCCGCCCGGCGAGGACGGCCGCGTCGAGCCCTACGTGGACTTTGCTGAGTTTTACCGCCTCTGGAGTGTGGACCATGGCGAGCAGAGTGTGATGACGGCACCGTAG